CAAAACACCAAGATTGATTCATCACTGTTTGTTCTTAGAGAAAATGATCATATCATACTCCTTCtcatatatgttgatgacataatAATTACAAGGAGCAACAATAATTCTTTAAAGACTTTCATTATTGCTTTCTCTCTCAAAGACATTGGCATTCTACACTACTTATTGGGGATTGAAGTAGACAAAGATGTTGGTGGAATGTACCTTAAACAAACAAAGTACATTAGAGATCTactaaaaaagtttaatattgaaaaagcTTCATCTTGCCCTACACCAATGGTAACAGGAAAACAATTCACTACTAAAGGAAAACTTATTGCTAACCCTATACTATACAGACAGGCTATAGGTGCATTACAATATTTGACCAACACTCGACTAGACATAACATTTTTTGTCACAAACTCAGCCAATATATGAGTTCCCCAACCATGGATCACTGGCAAGGAATAAAAAGATTATTGAGATATCTCCATGGCACAACAAATTTTGTCTTCATAAAGAACCCTCAACCGATCTTGATATAGTTGGATTCTCTAATGCAAATTGGGCCATTAGCATAGATGATAGGAAATCCATAGTAGGGCAGTGTGTTTTCATTGAAGAGACATTAATCTCATGGGcctcaagaaaacaaaaagtggTGTCATGGTCAAGTACTGAGTCAGAATATAGAGCTTTAGCTAACCTAGCAGCAAAAGTAACTTGGATCAGATCACTTCTAGATGAGTTGAAATTTCCTATGCCTAAAAAGTCAGTTTTATGGTGTGATAACTTCAGTGCTAAGGCAGTGACATCCAATCTAGTGATGCATGCTTGGTCTAAACATATTGAGATAGATGTCCACTACATTCATTATCAAGTGCTTCAAAATCAAGTCATAATAGCCTATATGCCAACAACGGATCAAATTGCAGATTGTTTAACCAAACCTCTCACACACACAAGGTTCAACATTTTGAGAGACAAATTTTGTATGACTGAGTCACCTCAGTTTGAGAGAGGGAGTTAGAAAGTtgtgattctaattattagaatcaatacTAGAGATATTAtgtcaataatattattctAATATCCATGATATTATGCCCGTGTATTATTTATCATATGTACAACCATCATTATCAATTATTacctatattatttattgtattcaatgatgactttattacaGAGATTATGATTGTATTATGTATTAtgtttatataaacacaacATCTGCAATATAAAGGTATAGAAATGCACAACAATATTCctcccttttatttttttcatattaaacatgatttttatcacatgtattttcaaaattcttCTTGGCGAAAATTGAATGTTTaacatcaaaatatataattggataaaatatttcattattatgaACGAAAGtctaaataataacaaaaaataatctttaactttgatgaaaaataagcaaaatctagaattaaaatttatatatcttcAAGTTAGTTagagaattaaaaattataaatatgaagtaaaaaattgaaaagcttTACTTAATAATAcgtattaatttataaattttgataatattttatataatataaggGTCGAATATCGTCTCCAGGGACGGAACTACATTGTGACATAAGGGAGCAACggctcccccaattttttttcttttgaatttttttatatatatttatatattttttaaaattatatttatatattatttatattaagtttatattacgaaaaattataataagagataaaataaaaaattttaatggaaacattgctttataaaaaaagattagGGTTTTTATTTCTGGCTATAAGATCTTTCCACcatataaattatcatgaaagtgtatgaaaaaaaataaatacaaagagatagattgaaaaatagaggttGAGAGAGAGATTGAAGTATACATTcttgcatgatctctcacatatatatgatttatgtatattaaatttattattctttttaggatgtttctcccaaattaagtttatctcaaattaatataaatcctaattatgatttttgggattcttttatgagattggtatgaaccctaattataatttttcccaaattttagggattttgtgtttttcgatgcctatggtaatttttttaagttttgaatttataccatgttgcttatttaattaaagtggtatgagttttgttatgttttgcactatgataattgtgatttgtgaatataaattttattttttttagataggCGAagggtgataaatttatattagaaagattatgataaaaaaataaaaaaaattgattctttttttaaagaGGAAGGTATGTgatagagatgaaaaaaaattcttatctaaaatggtattcatggtttggtataatgatataatagtgaatgatagtaatattttttttgaattctactattatgtatGCTTGTTTTAAGcagaggaaatgaagagaaacgATGaagagcatttttttttctaagtaaaaacaaattatatataacaaatctaatttggcaccTCTATATTTTTTGTCGAAGTTCCGCCACTGATCGTCTCTaaccttttttaaaattgtatttcttcctaattatatatattttttcactataatttatgaaaattatgtaaaatatctTCGTAGCAAACGTTACATGAAATGTTTTTcatatgacaaataaaattcCACAATAAACTACAGTTTAACCTTCATATATGTAGTTTGttgaaaagatattttattttactttcacaAAATACGTGaacaaaatatgtatataatttagtttatgaaaaaaatacagttttttaaaataatttgaagacgaaaaatataattaacgcataataattttatactaaACGAGATGATAtcgttaataaaattaaaatatgatatttttttatataaaattaaaaaatagattaactTAACAAATATCTTTAATGAGAGATATTTTATCTATATTGGAAATCAGAATATATATTGCAGTGGAACATCTCATATGTGGTGTCTACGTAGCGTCGTCTTGAATTGTAAGTTTGATTATTGAAAGACATTGTTGAGAGATAATTGTTGGTTGGAGCTAATGATTGGGTTCAAAGTAACATTATAATTAAGATGCTTGctcataaatttaaacaataacAGCTATATAGAactaatattcatatttttaaatcaaataattaatgaataaaaattaatttcaaactcGATCAGGGGAGATTCTGCCTTAACTATTGATCAATATAGATAAGACTACTctataatataagataaataaattaatttataatattagatAGGTGTAAATTTTATGAtcgattaaatttaaattttattactttattcgTTCATAAATCTGTAGTATTAAAGTCAAATCAATTATGTAAAATCAAGTTAAACTTAAATTCAACTATTTTAATCTGTATTTAAggtctttatgtttttttctcgGGTATTTAGTATATGTGACCTATGcagtttaaaagaaatatatatttttattaacttatttcaAGAAATTCAATAAGGTTATGACCTAAGGTTTCAAATGATCGATTTGAGGgaaatgaaatattttgaataaggtttcaaatttaaactttattagtATAAAAATGAGGTTAAAATAGGAACATATTGTAGATAATCAATCAAGTTTTtcattaaaaactaattatcaataaaaataacaaatatttcatatctagataaaaataaattggactAAATTGCGCTTTTCTCGTAaacttctaaaataaataaataaatggttgAGTTTGCATGTAtcttaaaatatgaaaagagaGAACATCCAATACATGTTAAAACTCTTAGATGCTTGGGTGGTTAGGGAACAATGCAATACAATCATAAAACTTAGATTATAAATGAATCTCTCTCTTTGTTATCACATCTTctctttaaatttaaagaaacactttggataataacaataataataacaatccTCCATAGTTGTCTTTCTCTTCCAAACATCATGATTCCAACTCAATGCTACATCTTATCCTTTCTCAAAGACATCACATGGTTTATTTGTTTATGTCTAAAATGTAATGTGTTATGTCTCATTAGCACATGACCCCTAccaatttctctctctctatatctAAATCTTTCTTTGtgtgattaaatatattaaataaccttatttatgaagaaaatgaataaaaatagaattgaATTTAATTGGGATAGAATATAGTGAGAAAGGGTATATTATTCTTTTCATGTTAGTGTGAGGTGATGTTAGTAATTTTAGGGCTGTGATTAATAATTATGGGGATACAATTGAAAGAGTACAAATTGTAAAGCCGGTGCCTATTAAATGGgcttttcttcctgcaccccaatatttttttaaaatccaaaactgcccttttactattttaaaattttaaatccatcaatctctcatttttatctcttatttAATGTCTCACTCTCCTTTAACCTAAACCCTAGTCGCCGCTCACCTTACCCCCAGATCTCATCTGCCTCACTCTCCTCTCTAAGGTACCCCACTCctactttctattttttgctCTACTCTCCCTCTTCCTTCGCCATTCCTCTGCATTAACAGGTAAGGTAAACATATCCTCATGttgtagttttttaattttttaatttttttattgttcttaCCATGTTTGCTTTGCTGTAATGATGTAtatagacatttttttttttcgagtaTAGATCTGTGAGTGAAAAACGTAAACCACACAAACCAGAAGTCGACTTTCGCAAGTGACAAAAATGGACTTCTGTAAAGAAGAACAAGTTTCAGAAGTGGACTTTCGTAGGTCAcgtaaaaacattaaaaatggcaCTTACGAAAGTCAACTTCTGTAAGCCATCAAtaccggaagttgacttccgtaGTTAAAAATGACTTTCGTGTTGAAGTGACTTCTGTAGAGATAACGATTTAGTGACTTTCGTAAGAGAGGCATGACTTTCGTAGAGGCGTGGCTTGACTTCCGTAGAACGCTTCACTTCCGTAGAACGCTTCACTTCCGTAGAAGACGCGACTTCCGTAGGCGTGACTTCGACTTCCGTAATGACGTGGCGACTTtcgtttgtaattttttttgtacttaattttaattttaatgtaaataacttttgatattaattaattataattttaaataattataatttagaataattaaaattttagttatttacgattttgaatcattttaattttaattaattttattattgagtaaatataattttaaataattataattttgaaaaaaaatattttaaatttattttaatattaatttaatttaatttaattaattaaaatattaattaattttatttataattaattataattttgaataataaaaataaattataattttgaataataataataataattaattattattttgaaaatttatatttattattatttataattttggataattttatttttaattacagaCATGGCTAGGACAAGAGGAGCACATCGTGGTGGCTCAAGTTCTTCACATGCTGAGGCTTCTAAGCAAGAGCCTAGGCAGAGACCTACTGCATCTGTTCGCAAAAGAGGTAAGGGTCATCATAGAGAGAGTGGTCCATCATCTCATGGAGAAGTTGGTTCATCAACTGGTCATGGAGAAGCTGCTCCATCATCATCAACTCATTATACTAATATTCATGAGGAGCAAGAAAATATAATTCACCATGAGGAGGTTGTTGCAGGGCAGGACCAAGATGTTTTAGGAGGATTTCCTAGAGGACCCGAGGATACGTCTTTGTTGATCGGATTTGTTGATCATGTTGCATGTCCTATTTGGGATGGCTAGGTTAGTATTgtactttaataatttatttgttgaaattggtggatgaatttaaaatatttgtgtaaTGGTTTTTATTAGGACCGAGTGGACATGAAGTTAGTGTCCCATGGCAAGAAATTTAAAAGATCCGGAGTTTGTCATGCAGTTGTTGAGCCATTTGTTCAAAATTCGGGGTTGATGCCACTATGTgatataatatatgaatatcCTGATAAGGGTCTCATACTAGCTTTTGTTGAGAGGTGGCATAGAGAGACCAACAACTTTCATCTTCCTTTTGGAGAGATGAGTGTGACATTAGACAACGTCTTTGTCCTTTTCCATTTGCCTATAGTTGGAGAGCTTTTAAGCAATGAAGCATTAGACTTTGATGTTACTCTTGAGTGTGTGATTGATCTTTTAGGCGTTGAACGATCAAATGTGTCATCTGAGTTGAATCATTGTCGCGGTCCCCATGTAAGACTCAATTGGTTGAGAGACGTCTACACTGAGTGTTGTGACAATTAGCAGTGGTAGTTTGCGACACGGGCGTATCTGCTACATCTTGTTGGCTGCAACATCTTTGTGAGTAAGAGCGCTTCCTCCATCAACGTCTTGTACCTCAATATGTTTGCAGATCTGCAGTCTTGTGGAAGGTTTGCATGAGGAGTTGCTGCATTGACACATCTTTATGAACAACTTAGCGATGCCAGCCTTGCCCACACCAAGCAATTAGTTGGATATCTTACTCTTTTACAGGTACAAaagtatttttcaaaaattaactttttactttggtcatattttttgtttcattgttGAAAAATCTTTGCATTTGTTTGTAGAGTTGGATATATGAGCACTTCCTAGGATTGGGAAGGAAGCAAGTACTGGATAACTATGATGAACAGAAACCTCAGGTGAAGCGTTATGTGACACCGAGACTgaattgtactttggttgaggTTAGGGCACAATTGGATGCACTTACGTACGATGGGGTCATTTGGAACACCTACGCAACACATCGGGTTGCTCGTCCTCTTATGAATATCACTTTATTCCGTGGCTTCATCCGATTGGGAGAAATTATGCATTGTCATCTGTCAGACCGTGTCTTGTGCCaatataaaacaaacacacaataaataaataaatagtaaacttaaaaaaaaaataattaaaacacacaaaaatataacaataaaaatatataaacaaataagaaatattcatgtaaataaaaattaaataaataatataaataaataataaataaaaacatatgttATTATTCAAACTctaacaaaattacaaaataaaactaaattaaaatttcacttAGTCTAAAAGCATCTTCggaagtgaaaaaaaagaaaagaaagcatGGTAGAAAAGAGAAAGCATGCTAAAGAAGtggaaaaagtgaaaaagaagagaaaccATCTTACTACGGAGGTGGAAAAAATTTACTCACCACAACAAAAAGCTACtaaccataacaaaaaaaaaactctccggaagtcgacttccgttgCAAAAAATTCACTTAAAGACCAGAAGTATACTTTCgtaacactaaaaaaatttcaCTTCACTACCAGAAGTCCACTTCCGTTTTAGTCATacacttccggaagtcgacttccgtttCACGCATACATttccggaagtcaacttccgttTCACACATACATTTCCGAAATTCGACTTCCGTATAagggaaaaaataatttgtgtcttccggaagtcgacttccgtttTACATATacacttccggaagtcgacttccataTATGGAAAAAATAACTTGACTTCCGCACAAGTTCACTTCTCTTTCGGAAGTCGATTTCAGAAGTCGACTTTCGTAAATGGTTGCATGAAAAATGACTTCCGTAAAACGTaacatgaaatattaaaaatgcagctcaattttttcttatttttttcacctATAACATTTAcctcaaacataaacttatctTCTAATGCGCGTACATTTTTCTGAGAAGAAATGAAGCATGGTGAAATACGAGTGGACCCTCAACTGCAAAATTCACATCTAAACCACCaacaaaattttttcttttgcagtgcaagtgaaaaagtgaaagtgaaagaaTTGTAGTGCAAGTGAAAGTGAATGAAGAGAGGAGTCCAGAGTATATAAAACACTATTGGTAATTAATTCAGGCAGCCAACTAACTTTGTCACttcataattgtttaattattgcatttacttaattaatttttttatttatttaattttccaagAACATAAATGAAAGAACATGAATCTTTGGAGGTGCTGAAGAAATATTGAAGGTACATGTAGAAACCCCTATTAAATTAACGGCAAAGAGGGAGCCCAAATGCTAAAGGAGCATGGAGTAATGGGTTTTTACTTGTAACCCAACCTAAAATCGTGCTGAGTATGGCcattgaaataagaaaaaataatctaaaagagagaaaaaatcagagtattgaattgaaaaatttttataatttttctgaaaatttaaatatactgaattttaaattactttcaaattttttaaatcttctAATGTTGCATTTAGATAACAGGATTcaagttaattaaatttcagTAAAATATCACTTACTACTAAATACAGAAATTACCACCATGTaacataataaaacatttttttcagactttaattgaaaatattggttgacaattaaaaataatttgaacgATATTGGTAGAGAAAATTTTGATAAGCGTCACCTAAGAAATAGTCTTGATttggtaaataaataatttcaatgatgtcaactataaaaaataacgtttatcaagattaattacaaattcacaatttatttatttaaaaaatagattcattgtcatcgataaaaaaaatattgattgacATTGGTAAAAAGTAACTAGGTTCATGttagtaaaaaaatcattaattaacaCTCGTCAACAAATAATCTTCAATAGATATGTATagtcaatgtaaaatattatattttttatcatatattttttatgcaaaCAACTAGTTTTGTTTAATTCTTACTTATTTTTAGTAAACTCATTATTAGAAAAATCCTAATATATAACTCTGTTGACATTTCAAAACATACTAATTATTATGATAACCAAAGCATACTAATTATTGTGATAATATACAAGAtctattaaagaaaaaaaaaataacaaaaaaatattgggCCAAACCATACTATatacaaaaatacaataatgcAAACTTCATACCAAAGAACTAAAGAGTTCTAAATATAAGAAGTTTGAATGAAACctattatgaaaagaaaaaaaatcaacaataacAAACTTATTATGAATCTTATAATCTAAATACTGACATAATAGTTACTTTTCAAAGaatatgagaatatttaaactctatttgattatatatttgtaCGAATTTTTTCCATTTTCCTCTAACCCGTCAAAGAACAACTGAATATCCAACAATATCTTTACATAATAAAGACAAATTAGTTTTTAACCAAAACTTCCTATATCCAACTAAAAATGTTCAATGGCCAAATTAGCCCTATTATCTTAACATATAAAAGACAACactctcaaaaaaaaaaaaaaagagaaacttTCAATATATTTATCCCTACTACCTCTAAACAGCCTAACACAAACAACATTACGTGGACACCCAAAAGTTGTCCCATTTGTGTTCACTTTAACTCAATCTATAACTGAAAACAGACAAAGAACTTGTATAGTAGTTGTACCTCTCCCCAACCAactattgattaaaaaaaaatagaaccaaAAAATCCTTTATATCACTTTGCATATTTTTCAAACTTACTAACCCTTTCATAGTTTGAACAATGAGTTATcgtgaaataatttttttaaatttgtcatacttcatcaatcttcaaatcaatcaaataattaattatgccAACCATATGTTCAACTATGGTATACATAGCACTTTAAGCCATGACTAAAACACAAGATCCATATCACCTAATgtaattaaagtattttaaacattaaaagctATCTCATCTACCCTGCAATGTAATTTGATATCACTAACTACATAACAAGGaaaaatataacatgaaatGTCTTATCTCATGCCAAGCTCAACTTCTTTTAGTGAAGACAAATATATCAACTTATTCTTAACAACAACTTCAACCAACACAACAATTTAAAGAAAGTAGCTTAAGTAGATTTGGAAGAATAGTCACTTTAATGATAATTgtgaaaaacatgaaaaacaaaagaaaggagGGTTGAATTGTCTTTTAAACATcctttttgacaatttttacaaatattgttTGATAGGAGTATTCAAacaatagttttataaattaagcAATCATTTGATTAtagttgtttttgatgaaacttTACAACTTGACTGACTTACTTGTTTAACATAGGAACATTTAAGCTACATGTAATCTTATA
This region of Vigna unguiculata cultivar IT97K-499-35 chromosome 5, ASM411807v1, whole genome shotgun sequence genomic DNA includes:
- the LOC114186188 gene encoding uncharacterized protein LOC114186188: MTFVEAWLDFRRTLHFRRTLHFRRRRDFRRRDFDFRNDVATFVYMARTRGAHRGGSSSSHAEASKQEPRQRPTASVRKRGKGHHRESGPSSHGEVGSSTGHGEAAPSSSTHYTNIHEEQENIIHHEEVVAGQDQDVLGGFPRGPEDTSLLIGFVDHVACPIWDG